Sequence from the Paralichthys olivaceus isolate ysfri-2021 chromosome 1, ASM2471397v2, whole genome shotgun sequence genome:
GAAGACACTCTCGCGGCGGCTCGCAGGTGTTGGTGCGGCGGTGTGTGGAGGAGCTCGGAGGCAGAGACGAGGCTGTGGCGGTGGAGCGGTCCCCCCGCAGCCTGTGCGAATGTGCTCTTTGTGTCCCCTCCATTACTCTGCTGACAGATCGACGCTCTCCGCccgggcagaggaggaggagaagccggTCACTGAACCACAGGTTCAGCCCTTCGTACTGGGTTTAAACTCCACGGGCCTTCGTGCCAGCTCATCGCGTCGTGAGGCTAACGAAGCTGTGTTTAGATTAAGCTAACGTTAACACAAGCGACGTCTCTGTGGTTCATCGGGCTAGCGATGCTATTAGCTCCCCTAAGTTAAACCATTCAGGTGAAGACACCTCGTCCGGCTGTTGACTTGAACGCCAGCCGTCGATTCAGAAACAAGTCTTTCCAACGAATTATGAATTACGAATCAGCTGTAAGTTACCGGACAAAACACTGAATCGGTGCCGGATCATATCGGGATTGTAAGAGATGCTAATGCTAGCTGTGACAGAGCTCGTTTAGAGAACCACAGATGTGCTGAGAGCTTCGAAACAGAGACAATGGACAGAAACTAAGTTCCACTTTTCAAGATAACACAATCGATTTAAATGCAACGGGTTTGTACCACGctgatttaaatgtattgtaaTTGTAAgaaatgaggaaaaagaaaaaaggtcacTCTGGACTGGAAGTCATGATTTACCACAGTTGTTTTatagattaaaaacaaagagaataaTCCACGTGTACTGCTCTTCATAGCTTTTTAGTCTGAAGTCTCccattttaataattcattcaaatgtctctgttttccATTGGTAGAAAATGTCATGTGGGCTGTGGAAAGACACCCTGGCTCTGGCAGAGGACTACCTGTCCCTGTGCTGCACAagcccaccacctccacctcccagcGAGTCAGCCGCTTCCATGAGACGCCTGGCCCAGGACATAGAGAGGCAGCACGAGGCTCGCTTCCACTCCCTCGCTCAGGCCTTCCTGAGGCAGTGCGGGCCGGACCCCTGCTCCGGCCTCAGGAaggtgatggaggagatggtggGAGACGGACACTTGAactgggggagggttgtttccATTTTCACCTTTACAGGGGTGCTGGCCAGACTGCTGCTGGAGCAGAAGGGTGCTAAGTCGGGGCTGGAACCCGCGCAGGGGTTGGGACAGGGACAGTGGCCCAGGATCTGCAGGGGACTGGCAGAGACCATAGCTGATTACctgggagaggagaagaaagactgGCTGCTGGAGAATGATGGATGGGTATGTCACAACATGTTTGTCCCAATAACACATCCTCAGGTGATAGTGCAGGGCTGGTTGAGTCATCACATACGCTGTAGATAAGTGGTTTTAAATGCAATAGGTCCAGTTATAATAGAACCGTACAAGATATAAAAGCCCAGCGGCTGTTGAAAGAGAAAGTGATGTTTTTAAACTACGAGCTCGCACTGGAAACCACCTACTGTGATacaatcttgtgtgtgtgtgtgtgtgtgtgtgtgtgtgtgtgtgtgtgtgtgtgtgtgtgtgtgtgtgtgtgtgtgtgtgtgtgtgtgtgtgtgtgtgtgtgtgtgtgtgtgtgtgtggggtctATATGCAGCCTTCCTCATTCGTATACCTACGAGTTGACGCTTCAGAAGCCTCATGTGGCTTCTGTGACTATATGAGCTGAAGCAAAGCTTTAGACCAGACCCTCAGGAATGTGTGCCACAACAAGACAGACCTCCACTGTGTAAATCCAGAGCCACAATCATCCAGTGCTGGGGTTCAGATTACCAGCTTTGTTGGACCAGAGCAGAGTTCTCAGGCAGCACTGGACTGTGGGCTTGTTCAGGCATTAGAGATCAGTGTGGCTTATTTACTGGAATAAAGTTAAGGGATCGTTGGACTCAGGGGGGCCAAAATGAACACTCAACCATTCAGTGTCTGCTTTTTTGAATGGGCTTGCCCTGTCcgcctcacacacacgcagtcatACACACGCCCCTCCCTTCTCCAGCTGGCAGCTGGTTTCAACAGACACTAACCAGCTCAGCCAGATGGACTTTGTAGTGACAGTCAAATCTTCAGTGTGTTGAAATTTGCAGTGGCCGTATTGAAAGTTTTCATTGTAGgagcagaaaaacaagctgGGAGCAGGTGCACTGGACAAACGTGTGGTTTCAGTCTGTAAACACGATGGAGGGTTTGAACAGCATCTGACTCTCAATTTGAATAACTTCACCCAAAGTTTCAGTATATTCAGCAAACTGGTACGATAATTACATATGAACGTGTTGAAAGTTGAAACAGTTGCACATTCAGCAGCATCAGAGTTTcaaagtttttacattttactggGAAATGCAGGGCTGATATAATTACCTCCAACTGTCAAACGCCAAACCACGGCAGTTAAGACTTGATTTTGTTCTCTAAAACCAACAGTATTTggaggaaaatatatatatgaatatgttcTCTTTTTAGTAAACATAGTATCATGCTCTcaatataattgtttttttcctgtaggGTGGGTTCTGTGAGTTCTCCGTCAGTTCCAGAGAGGTGGGCCAGGACTTGACATTGAAGAGGGCTCTGTTTGCTGCCGCCAGCTTGGGCATCGCCGGACTCACCTTGCTCCTGGTGCGCTAGTTCAGACTTCTACATCCTTAATGTGTCCTCGTccgtgttttcatttcatttggcACAATTATGTAGATATTTGAATTCTAACATCAATGCAGGGCTCAATCTGTAGTAAATTCAGGGTTTTGAATCGCGAGTCACCAACTGAATGTTTGCACACACTCGCCCCCTTCACACACGTTAATACTGACATTTTGTCACTTGCTCCCTAAGATTGTAAAAAGAGAAGATCTTAATGCCTTCATGACTTTTGGAGTGAGTGACTTCGGTTTTCATATTTTCGACAGGTAAATTTCTAAAACACAGATTTCTCCACAGAACTATCTTGCTTTCAAGGTTTGTATTTCCAACTGTGAAAGCAGCTTGAAAAACTCTTTAATTTCCACTTTCCCACAgcttttgattttgaaaattgtCAGCTGCCTTTTATTCACGTGTTTACTTGAGTTGTGTATGTGGTATAGAACCATTCTAGTGTACAAtgtataaattaatatattatatttatatggaATTAAACTGTTAAGCAGTGGCCCTTTTCTAACCGATCCACAGCTAATTCAGTTGTTTCATCGTTTAAGTCTGTCTTACATTCATGTGAAATGTCTGATTTATACGTCAGTGCAGCTGATAGCGGTGCTGACAACCACACGACGGTGCTATGATATGTTGTGAACTGTTTCTCATATCAATCTACCAAACCAGGGACCAATCTGACTTCAAACATTTTGCTATTAGAACAAACCGTTGATATGGAACCCCCCCCAGATCTCTTAaacattatatttttacattgttttgttctatttatTTGTCACTGtctttgtaataaaaatataaatcttgCAGTTTGTGACTCTTCTGTTTCAGTGCAGCACCATGATATTACCATCACAACTTAAATGTCTTCACaggagagtggagaggagatgAATTATTCCTCCGCTCACATGCAGACATAttgtcataaataaaatatgctcTGCTGTCTGACCGTGCTGCTCCGACCATCACAGTGCTCCAGTTACACAACAAGGGCCATATTCACAATACACCAGCTGTGGCTCAGATACAGCAGGTCGTCCACTGttcagaaggttggtggttcacAGCCCAGCTCCTCGGGTCCGCAGGTCTGTGGAGGACGGCTGTGCTGACAGCGTGTGATAGAAGAAGCTCAGCATGTTGTAGTGTGTGAATGGCTTAAACTGCaaaatgctttgagtggttgataagactaGAGAACAGACATATCCATTTACCATTAAGGAGAAACTCGTGAGAACAAAAGGTAGATgaggttttcattttattcgAGTGAGTCTGAAGACCTACAGAAGCATGTTGGCATTGAAATAGCTTCTTTGCGAGTCATTAAAAGTAATTCAAAGATCTCAAATTGGTTAAATGCTTTTGAAAAGATgctaattatattttaaaaggaTATTTTGATGGTGGATAAGTGAAGATGGATGATATAACACCTTTACCcctcaaacaaaaatgtaagtttgagataattaaatttaatcaaCATTTTGACTGAGACAATTTAAAGtgcatattaaaaaaataaatatgctgTTAAATTATATCTTTTTACACAATATATaagcacagatacacacacacagttcaggtTTTCATTAAAAGCCTAAAGGTCATTATTTGATATGTGTAATtgattaaattataaatgaattaaCATTTTGATTGAACATTTTCTTCATGTAGTGAAACTTTCTCACAGTATTAACACACACTCCTCAGTCTGGTATTTCTTCGTCTCTGTCACAACATACAATGTGGTTGGTGCTGTTTGTGAAACGAGAGAACCATGACAGCTTCTGatgtgggtctgtgtgtttcctgttaatAGTGTTTTTGCTCCACCAGTGGAACCTGAACAGAGCATCACAAACAGCAGACAAATCCCCTGTTATTATCATCATCTGTTCATCTCATGGATTATATAGTGTCGAGATTACATGGATGGATGGTGGCTCATGTGACTGCTGTAAAACTCAATACTCAGGGCCTAatctgctgatgatgatgatgatgatgatgatgatgatcagggATCTGTGATGGGTTTTTCAGCCCAATAGTTGCTAACATTTGACCAAATGAAACTGTGATCTAATAAGAAAGATTATTATCAAATAAGCAGTGCTTTATaaactatgtaaaaaaaaagagcagaacaCAAATGAATCCATAGTTTTTTATTGCATTCGTCGAAAATGGACTGAATTGTTATTGGAGTTGGTGATTTCTTGTTTAGAAACAGTTTGatatgtgaaatatttcaaGGATGCTGGAAGTCGGGTTGTTGGGGggactgcagcagcatcaccggcaacaacaaaacaaaccaaagttgactaaaacatttatttttttaaactaaagtaAAATTTTGAAAGCAAAAGGcctattctttttttattttgacttagtcagtattatatttaattttagaaCACGTGGTGTCTTTTTGCTGCAGCCCATCTATTGCACAGAGGacatttgctgctttttgttgagtaaaatgttttaaaactgttgccaaatatttgtatattatatGACGGCATTGTACGGCCTAGACTTTCTCTCAGCAGCTCCAACGCCGCCGGACCTCCAGCATCCCATTTGTCATTAAATGACTATTAATCAGTGATGGAGAAGGTAGAAAATGCTCAGTAGCTCATGAGTAGTAGCTCATCCAAGATGATATAGAAAAGGCCCAATATTTAAGAAGAATCAGAAGTTTGAGGTGCATTTTCTGTTTGCAacataacacaaaataaagttGAATATTTCCTCTGCCCTGCCAAGAGTTAGCAAGATGAGAAGATACCTCTGTCATGTGACATAAATACAATGCTAGAGCCAGAGACTGTTTAGCTAAAAAAACCTGTGATATCCTGTTTGTTCAGTCCATCCAAAAACCTAAATGTAAAACTATGAGccattttacattcatttaattttatattaaGTGATCTGGGTCAACAAATGAACCCTCTGACACTGCAAATTGCTAGTTTCAGAAATGagatataaaatgttaatttgtgAGCTTTAgataactggatgttaccagtgGCTTTATGTTGAAGGAATGACAGTGGTATCAATCTGCTCATCTTGTGGCGAGAAGGCAAACTAGTCTTTTtctaaaaatatcaaactatTCTTTTAATCGTGTCCTATTACAGCACAGAGACCTTTAGATTTCTatgaacagaagaaaacagatgaTGGAATAAGTGGATTGGATTGAGACAGCTAAAGAAATGTTGCATGGgagtacagacagacaggatgaGAGCACATCCTCAGGCTCCGGGCGAAAAACATCTGGACTCGCATCGTGTACACACCACATGTTTTCCAGTGTATACATTCATAAACAGAAGTCAGTGCCGGCTCCTCAGTGTGGCTCCCATCGTCTCCTTGCCTTTGTCTGTATTCACAATAAAGATACCACATGGGCTCATCTTCTTGGTTGGTCATGGTCCACATTTAAACTTCTGGTTCTGAACCACAGAAGACAAATCATGTTGTACCCTCAGTGTGAATACAGATCTTATTTGATCCTCCATCCTCTTCAGAGCTGTAGTTGCTCCGATGCTTTTACTTCATATTTTTACCGACCATCTCCGTCACCATCTTTACAATCTggtcacaaaacacaaatatcaacttaataatttgataaacagttgtttttctgtttttggacacacaaacatttgtacAAACATGTTGccaaaagaataaataacaatGATTTGAATGATCCCTCTCACTGAGCTGCAAGTGAAGCTGTAGTCTTGattaaataaatttgatttaatttaattctcaGTTATACTTTCATCCTCTTTTCTCATTCATGTCCCATGAAGTAAAATGTATTGAGTGTCACGGAAATAgtaataaatcatttcattaaGTCTAAAATGAAACCATTTAATTTGTTAATATATTCATAAATTGACTGAATTacattatttaacttttatttgaatgagCAGTAGAATGAATTCTAAAAATAACTTAGGGGTGAAATATCATCCCATTATTAAATTGTTCCTATTAAAGAAGGGtttattaaaacaacataaaacaattcaatatagttttatttgaattcattttcttttgatattGAATTTAAGAAATCCAATGAATAACTTTTACAATTGAgtgatgaatggatagatgaGGGGCCATGTGTTAACTTATGCTGCATTGCATGCCGCAACAGTCAGTTATGATAATGTCTTGTGGAAGGTTTTGTCCTTTGTCTTCAGGGTTTTGATAAAAAAGAATCTCATTGTTACACGAGATGCAAATCTTATGATGAGACACAACTCACAAAAAATCTGGATTCTTTCACATTCGCCTGATCACTTATTAAAATGTCATCAGCTGGTGTTACTGTTGAAGAATCAGTCTAAATGGGCATTTTTATAAACTATTTACCATCAGTCCAGTAAAAATAagattattgttatttttttgctgtgttgaaaaaaaaatgtcccttATAAATGTAGATATGTAACTCACTGACCACTTTATTATCAGGAAATGACTTTTTTGCCAGTTTGGAGTAGATCATCTGCCCGTTCAGTGACACCTCAAAGCTGCCTGTGGGGGGTGATAATTAAAATACATCAACATCAGTTCAATATGAAGCAGTATCATGGGGTGTTGAAGAAACTCCACATGAAAATAGCTTGTATATGAgtattttttgtttgaatgtcTTAAACCAAGAGCTTGAAATGTTCGGAGTAATATTTTGCAcagttaggattttaatttaatgagcTGTTGATTTTCATTTAATGTTAATATCACACAATAATGTACAATTTGTGTGCGTCAAGCAGAACAGCTCCCTCTTGTGGAGAGTCTGCAGCCGATTGAGACTGATATGTGTGAAGTGAAACTACACAATGTGACTCTGTTTATATTCACTCCGTCACACCACTGTGCATTTGAATATCCTGCACTATTAGAGGAAGTAAACTGACTGAGCCATTGCACAGTCACTGATACTGTCTGACTTTTAATCAAGGATTCAAAGttattgataaaaataaaataaaatgatttatggTGTTCAAATAGGCCATGCAGTCAAAAGGTAGTGGTGTTGTTTTGCACGATGGGTGCACAACTATGCATAATGGTGCAGATTGTAGAGATATAACTTGTGGTTAATGTTCCTGTATCAAAAAGCTTGCCCCACTACTGGCTGTTGTGTTGATTTGTTGGTTTTAATCATTTCTGTCTCCTCATTTGAGAAAGTagtcaacaaaacaacacaaaatccaactagAAAAAGCACATATGACatgttgtatgtttttctgctgtgacCAGTAAACTAAAAGTATCCTCTGTGGTTTTACATTATAAGCAGATAAGCAAGTACAAATACATCTAAGAAATCTAAAAAAGAGAGGATTTTAAACATAAACTCAAAaatgtcatttcaaaatgaatatatattttttaacagtGTTGCAATTTGCCATGAACATTGTTTTggttatttttgacattttccttattctgtcttttttgtcttttctttctgaacTGGGCCGTCATAGCAAACAAAGAGCAGCTCACCCTGTCTTCCCCAGAATCCCGTCACTGCCACACCAGGGACCCTTCTGAGGGCTCTTTCCAGATCCCTGAAGTGGGATGCGTACCCTCATCCTTgactgagacacaaacaaaaaggaaaaatgaacaTGGCTTCTCTCGTTTTTATATACCCATAGAACTgtgataaacacatttttatgtttcattgcTTATCTCTTTATCGttttcttgtaatttttttaaataaaaatttgtATTGATGTTTTATTATCACACTTCATATCATTtatgatttcatattttatttacatcataTTTCATTTGTTGTGATGCTTTAAGTTTCTATTTcgtccatttgtttgtcagcgattca
This genomic interval carries:
- the bcl2l10 gene encoding bcl-2-like protein 10 isoform X1 — its product is MCPCVKTLSRRLAGVGAAVCGGARRQRRGCGGGAVPPQPVRMCSLCPLHYSADRSTLSARAEEEEKPVTEPQKMSCGLWKDTLALAEDYLSLCCTSPPPPPPSESAASMRRLAQDIERQHEARFHSLAQAFLRQCGPDPCSGLRKVMEEMVGDGHLNWGRVVSIFTFTGVLARLLLEQKGAKSGLEPAQGLGQGQWPRICRGLAETIADYLGEEKKDWLLENDGWGGFCEFSVSSREVGQDLTLKRALFAAASLGIAGLTLLLVR
- the bcl2l10 gene encoding bcl-2-like protein 10 isoform X2; translation: MCSLCPLHYSADRSTLSARAEEEEKPVTEPQKMSCGLWKDTLALAEDYLSLCCTSPPPPPPSESAASMRRLAQDIERQHEARFHSLAQAFLRQCGPDPCSGLRKVMEEMVGDGHLNWGRVVSIFTFTGVLARLLLEQKGAKSGLEPAQGLGQGQWPRICRGLAETIADYLGEEKKDWLLENDGWGGFCEFSVSSREVGQDLTLKRALFAAASLGIAGLTLLLVR
- the bcl2l10 gene encoding bcl-2-like protein 10 isoform X3, with translation MSCGLWKDTLALAEDYLSLCCTSPPPPPPSESAASMRRLAQDIERQHEARFHSLAQAFLRQCGPDPCSGLRKVMEEMVGDGHLNWGRVVSIFTFTGVLARLLLEQKGAKSGLEPAQGLGQGQWPRICRGLAETIADYLGEEKKDWLLENDGWGGFCEFSVSSREVGQDLTLKRALFAAASLGIAGLTLLLVR